TAATAATCTCAATCAAATGCTAATACTATCAATTGTAATCGTAATACTAGCAATCTCTACCAAGTCAAACCAATAAATGAGGAGAGCATGGTGAAATTATCTTACTAATGAATCCTTACAAAAATATGCTTCCAATGGACCCTCAAATTGCCGTTTGTTGTCTAGGTGCTCACGTCGTTGGGTTCTCCGCCGATTGACCCTAACTCAATTGTGCAGTTGTTAAGGTTTTTGGACCCGGTTTCCCTTATAAATTCGGTCAAtttgttgatagcaaaaaatgacACTTTGATAGTTAGGTAAAGTCAAGCTTTGCTTGGTACATTAACCGGATATTGAATTATTGATTCGGCTGTTCAGGGAAAAGGGAGATAGGCATGGAGAAGACCAAGCTGTTGCAACGCTTACGTCATATGCTAGATTTAAAAAGGATTGATGCTGCATTTTATAGGCCTGAAGCTAAGGTCGATGGATTAGGCTTGGTCGGCATTGATTGTGGGTGTAGGTAGAGACGCACATGATCAAGATTAGGTGTTGGACACATACCGACCATCAAAGTGCTCGATCACGGCTTGACCACAGTGCTTGATCACCCAACCACGGCATCCCGACCATGGCGCTCTATCAcgactgtcggaggattaactcatgtcgcagggatcccgagagacccctttttaaagattcggatggggggatgatcctgaataagttcgtcggagaaataaatggaagtggaagtaaatgcaatggccggtagtgggggatgatcgacctagtgcaatgggaagtaaatgcaccggagtttagacaggttcgggccgcacgggggcgtaagctcataaagaagaagatagaggaGTATCTAAAAAGATGGTATAAGGTTTTGAGTGAAGCATTGTGGGCTCATTGCATATCTAGGCATAGTGCTACTAAAATTACTCCTTATGAACTAGTGTATGAACAAGATACCGTTTTATCCGTTGAAGTAAATCTTGGCACGTTGAGAGTGGCACGACAAAATGATTTGTCGGTAGTGGATTATTATGATGCTATGATGGATAGGGTAGATGACATCACCGACAAAAGATTGAAAGCATTGAGGGAGATTGAGAAAGATAAGTTGAGAGTGACCAAAGCTTACAGCAAGAAGGTAAAAGGAAAATCATTTCAGATTGGGAACTTAATATGGAAAATGATTTTGCCCATTGGAACAAAGAGTAGTAAGGTCAGAAAACGGTCTTCGAGTTGGGAAGGGCCATATAAGGTAGTAGAAGTAGTTCCAAGAAATTCTTATATAGTGTAGAATCTGCAAGGTGAGACATTCTCTAGAGCTCTAAATGGTAAGTGTTTGGAAAGACGCTTGAGAGGGGGGATAAATATGCATAGCCGATGTAATTTATCATCGCCCTAAGAAATATAATTGTACGTGGCCGATGTAGCTTATCATCGCCCTAAGAGCATACATGGCTGATGCATTGTTTATCATTGTCCTAAGCAATGACTGAAAATAGATAATGAGCTATTCATGATTGTTGTGCATGAAAGTGTTTTTGGGTACACAATCTTTACCAAAAAAATAgaggggcatgtgttgatagcaaaaaaatgACACTTTGATAGTGAAGTCATGCTTTGCTCAGTACATTAGCCAGATAATTGAATTATTGATTCGGCTGTTCAGGGAAAAGGGAGATAGGCATGGAGAAGACCAAGCTACTGCAATGTTTAGGTCATATGCTAGATTTAAAGGGATGGATGCTGCATTTTATAGGCCTGAAGCTATAGTCGCTGGATTAGGCTTGCTCAGCATTGACTTGTGGGTGCAGGTATAGATGTACATGATCAAGATCAGGTGTTGGACACATACCGACCACGACGCTCGATCATGGCTCGACCACAACGCTCGACCACCCGACCACAACATCTCGACCATGGCATCCTGACCACGGCGCTGGATCATGGCGCTCGACCACAGCAGCTGCACCTGATGGATCGAGTATAGCAAGGGGCACTCCTGCAGTATGTACGCATGCATGCAAGGAATTGTTCAGTTCAAAGAGGAATAGGAGACCAAATTAAAGTAACAAGATTTGTCACAGTTCAAGTGTTTCACAAATGAATTAGAAGGTGTGctcagattttttttagaggagagaaaatatatttggattCTTATTCGGCTTAGAGATCAAAGAGAGATACATGTACGTGGATTGGAAAGGTGGGAGAGTTCTATACGTGTAGGATATGGCCAAATAGGATTTATTGCCGATTTTGAGCAGTTGTAGATGACTTGAAGCCAAGACTTGAAGATTTGTTTGGTCTTGGGAATCAGAGAAATGGAGCTGGTTATGATCTGGAGATGACtggcttggagatatcgaaTCCTACTCGATTGACAAGCCAGAGACCAGGTGCCCTATATAAGAGGAAGGGCCATGGCCGATTGCGCGCATCATCAAGTCATTCgtcaaaaaatattgcatctACTTTCTTTTAATTCCTACGCATAGAGTAGTTTAGGGTTAGCTTTTTGCTCCTGCTCAAATCCCCAAGGTTTGGATAGTAGTACTTTATTGATTTGCTTGGAAGTCAATCGGGCAGTAACtcttctagttgttgttcaaaACTCTTTACTTGTTTGCTCGTAAACAATTCATGATTTTCTTATGAAATTAGGATAGTTATCATGGATTTGTGTGTTGCACGGTTGCAAAATCTTATACCAACAtaactctcttcttctttaataGCATCGGCATCACTAAAGCCGTcctctaaaaaaaaatgttgtttgtTGTGCAAGATTGGTGTAGGAGAGGGAGGAGCCATCGGCCTAGAAGAGCAAGCATGgatgaaagagagagagaagggaggccaGGCCCCATGATGTAGCAACGCTGGgtgcaacatgcacaaaatcCACGTTGACAAGCCGCTCCACGTGTGATCTAGCGTGGCAGCTCTTGCCACGCTTATGCATGAGCATGTATTTGCCGTACCATGAGGCTAGGCATGTTCAAAAGCTTCAATTTTGAAAATTAGTTTAGGTTCTTTGgaataattattttttgtaaaagataaaaaatcTCACTCGGCGAAAAACATCTGTGATTATACTGTTTGGATTGGGGCTAAAGCTTTAGGTCCGGTCTGTTTTTGCTTTAGATTGCCACGGTTTGGATTCTGTGGATATGTTCTTTTCCACTAAATTATGGATTGCAAGATTTCATAAGTACATCTTGAAGTGTGAGAATCAACTAATGTGTCTGATTATTTTTACTTTTACTTTTAGGACTTGAATCAATacagaataaaaaaacaaacaaacaggaccttacGATCTGTGCTAAACCACGTGTCGCAATCTTGGAAGCTCCCTCGCCTAATGAGATTTGAGGTAGTAGACCTCACCGAAATTTGTTAGTGTGATTCTGTTCCGCTCGTGGCCTCGTCGTCCCCTGGACGActcccgcccccccccccccccccgcgtctCCCCAGCCCCCAACCCACCGCAGCGCGGCGGAATCCAATTCCAAGCCCACCAAATCGACCGACCTCGGAGATCCAGAAGGATCTAGAAGAAGCGAAGGTACCGTCAGAAGAgttggaggaggaaggggaagagcaggaggaggtggtggcgaagtctgcggcgccggcgccggctggGGTGTCTGCGATGATTACCCGGTCGAAGCTGGTGGAGCAGCTGCGAGACTACCAGATCCGATCCCAGCACAAGTAAATCCCCCGCCCACCTCCATTCCCCTCGCAACCCGACGGGAATCCCGCCTAGTTCGTGGTTGACTAGTTGCAACTAGCTTTGTGCTCAGATCTCGCGCTCCCGGACGCGCGTGGTGCGAAATTTAGTCCCTTGGTCTCTGGTTAGGTTTTGTGTCGGAACTGCAGTGGGTTGAGTTGCGTTCATGGTAGGTAATGCGGTAGAGTAATGTCGTCGAATGATATGGCTACCTGTTTTGGTTCGTGCATGCATTTTTAGTTTGAGGTTTAGGTCATCCAACAGAATTGCAGAAGGCACTGTACGGACGTTGTTGGAGCAGTGCCTGCTCTAGTGATTGTTGTTAGATCTTGTGGCGCCCTTTACCCAATTTGATGTGTTACCCTGGGGGAGCCGAACACATTTGTTGTTTGAACGAAGTTCAAAGGCATGCTCATGTATTTGCAACCAGGCCTTTTCGGTTGTCATGGTCGGTTACTTGACGTCGTATCTGATAAGTGGTGGTCTGCTCTTTTTGCAGAAGAGGGTATGCGGATTGGTATTGTGCTGGTCTTGTCATCTTAAAATTGCCTTAATCTACTCTTATGTTCTAAATACTTTGCCCTAGTTTGTGCATTACTGGTTTTATCCATAGTTGACGAATGATATCTGAGAAAATCCCTTGTATGCCATCGAATTATGCCTGAGAAGCCGGGGCACTTTGGTCATTTTCTGAAAAAACTGACAAGAAACCTAGCACTAACGGTGGATGAATTAACTGAAGTAACGGAAATGGGacaaagggaaaaggaaaattgAACTAGTGGGAACTCTAGATTTTCAATGGCGTACAAGGGAAAACAATATTATTCAATGGCATACAAGGAATTTTCTCATTATGTCTTGACTTACTACTTGCCACTGCATGTTAACAGCTACACCACTCCAAAGAGCTTTCAGTCTGTGTTATATGGCATACACTTGCTTGATGTTCCTGGAATGGGTAGTGCCAAACCATTGCTAGCAGACCACTTCATGTTTCATATGTCAACTCTGCGATACAGTAGTTCTAGCACTGATGCAAAATGATTTCTTCTCCCTATTAGTCACTCTGGTATAACACCTGCCTCTTCCATGATCTGAACATGGCTCTGCTTTCTACATTCTGCAGGCGTGACATTATTGGAGCAATCTCATGGGGCTTGCTGTGTTGTTTTCTGATAATATCCTCGTACATGACACTATACTTCAGGCACTTCTGGCTGTCCGCTGTTATTATCTCACTCGGTATTCTTCTTCCTGCTGGCTTGTATGTTTTGAGGCAGAGAAAGCTGgctaagaaaagagagagaagactATTGTTGCCTCTCTCCATGTAACGCTGTGGTTAGGTGCCTTGATTTTGCGCTTCTTCTTGTCTAGATAGAATCCGCATTCTTGGCTTGTGGCTTGCTTAGCCCACATCCAACATTTTATACGTCTCGGGCCCCTAATACCTAATACACATCCTTACTCTTTAGCCTTTTGCAATGTGCTACAAGAGATTTGATTATTTTGCCAGCTCCCATGTTGTGCGAGTGGATATTCTCCAGTGCTTTGTGGGTGTAGTAGCTCCCATGTTGTGCGAGTTGATCGATACCTGCAGCCTGAAGAAATATCTCAATGTGTcggatgccttgggtatcacacTTTTGTATCTAAATAAAATTAGTTGTTTTGTAATTTTGATGGAATTTGTAAGCTTCATATCCACCCTAGATGAAGCTCAAGTTCGTTTCTAGGTTCAAATGAGGACGCTGGATGATTCTTGGTTTCTTATGTCCAGTTGATGTTTGTTTTGTTAAAGCTGTATGTCGGACAGCTGAGTACAGCTAAGTACTGAATACTTTCTTGCCCCTGAAATACATTGTACTGGCAGTCGTTGCAACATGCATTGCTTCGAATTTTAACACTTGCTAACATTAGCATCATCCTGGTTTCTTCAAAATGTATGCTTCGCCTGCGCGGTATATTGTACCAGCTCTAAGAGAAGAACTTTACAACCCTTCTAGGCCATAGGAATCTATTCTATATATTAAAGGGCCGAGATTTGAAGCAATTCTAGGGTTATGTACTATAGCTGCTGTTCATGCAGGTTATACGTATGTGTATGTACATGTGTATAGATacgtatatgtatgcatatatgtatatgtatatatacttatgTGTacttatatgtatacatatgcatatacatgtgtatgtatacatactttttgagaaattctagaaaatagaaaaagtaataatagttatattgataaatcagctgaaataatctaaaatgcataggaaaatatctaaaactcaaaaaaatataaaacaaatttagttaggttcgtattattgttatctacatgttaaaattatgtctATGTATGAAAGCATAACTGTTTTtcttataattaaatgaatgtgttaaatattgataaattcataaataaatattgagatactCAAAATTGGTgaattaattttttagtcttttgttATGctctgtcaaaaaaaaaaataaacggGTGTAACGAAGGTGCGTCAATCCGCCCAGTTTTATAGAATTTTCGCAAGAATCTGAAATGAATGGGTACAGTTCCTATAGGACTTTAACTCAGCCGAGGAAACCCCACTCTGTTGCTCCTGCAAATATTACcatttaggtagtgtttggttcgtgggaTGTGATGAGACGGAGTGAATCTATCCCGTTTGAGCTGTTTGGATGGAGAGCAGTGAGATAAAATACTTTAGAATTAgggaatattttttaaagattcagGATTGAgctgttcaaaaaaaaaatagtagaacATAGCCGTCTCACTTCAAACGTGACACTGATTGTAAACTCGAGGTATTAAAATAGACTCGTTTCATCCTATCCACCAAACAAATATCTATATATGAATGGAATTATTCCATccttaaatatataaatagaatcatCGCATCCTATCTTGCTCTTATACCAAACACTATCTATGGTGTTATGCAACTCGTATTTCGACTTGATTGACCAAAGAATGCAAAGTCCAAAGTCAAGTTATGGTCGTGACCTCACTTATTAATTAGCAATCCTTATAGTATAATGTACATCAGACGATGGTATAAACACATAATGGTGTACTTTTCGAAACTATATGATGGAAGAGGTGGTTTCTAGAGTGGATGGTTTAATCTTACGGTAGTAAAACCTTAGTGGATAGATTTAAATGTTTTGTAACGGTCTTGTAGTGTATTCTTAGCTGCGCACAAtagaaagtgtgtaagtgtttgatctAACATAAGCAAAATGGGGATCATGACTTGTGAATAAAATGCATAAATTTTACAGAGTGTAAAACCTTAGCGGGCAGACATGTTGGGATATGCTTTGCAACGATCTTTGTAGTGTATTCATAGCCGAACAtcatagaaaatatgaaagtgctTGATCAATAcgagcaaaacgggaatcatgacttgtggatAAAATGTATAAACTTTATAGAGTGCAAAACTGATTAATCAaccgtgctcacagtcaagagcgTTGAGGAATGCCAAACATGGTAGAACTTAATGATATACTGGTTTGGGTAACCGTTGTGTTGTGAACTGTGGTTAGAGTGGTTAGAACCTTAGTTAAGGGGTTAGAACCTTAGTTAAGGAAAGATGGCAGGAACATGTGGTTAGTTTCAAGATGATATGAATCTTGATCTTTGTTATTCTTgagtttaattaattaattaatcattTTTCATTGTTGATTACAAATAAAcatgcatttatgcaaataagccCTATTAAGCATTTTTCTTGTGTTAAGCCTTCATATGTCCATTCTCTCACAACTTGTGGAATACGATATGTGCCCACATTTGTTATCACCTAAACAATATTGCTCGGTTAGTGAAGACTTTGAGGACTATGTTGAAGATGGTACATTCTAGGATGTGTTAGTCGATTTTCTGCGGAGTTGCCCTAAAAGCAACTGAAGATTTATTAAGTTTTCTGTTGCTATTTTGTTTTGACCCTTGAAGGTCCCATTTGTAAGACATAGAATAATATCTTTTAAACAAAAGATATTGCTGTGTTATTAATCTATGATGCCAGTGTGTGTATGAGATTGATTCCTGCTTCTACACATAAAAGTGGTTGGACTATTTGTTTGGTCTGTCTCAACACCAACTCAAACGGCTAGGATCTAGGCAGAGGAGGGGCATGTTGACCAAAAATCCCCTAGATAACCATATCTAGAGGGATCGCAGGGGAGATCAGTGGTTGGATCTGAATTAAAGCCTAGTGCTTAGGAGGCTGTTGGAGTAGGAGTTTGGATGGGGAGTGCGAAGAGCGCGACAAGGGTGGCGGCAGCGAAGGGGTTGGGGGTGATGGGGCATCCTATGGCTTCCTCTAAATGATTTTCGTCTGCAATCTATCTCAACCAGCACGGCGTGTACGGAAAAGCTGATCTTATAGGTAACTCTGTATCGTATCTTGTTGAGCATAGGTTGCTATTCGAATGATAGGCAATCCTCTCGTTAAAGATTCACTTAAAAAGATAATCTCTTTATATGGATGAAATCCAAGGATATTAATATTACATGAGTAGCGTTCTCCATAGCTAGTACCCAACGGGAATCAAGTCGGTATATAACTTAAAAACAATACTCAAGCATAACTAGCCATATGTTCCGTCGTTGAATCGCTTTCGACCTTAGTTGCTCATCTTCAAAGCAAGTTAAATAAACTATTTTTCTAGAGGACAATCTCCCATCCAATAGGGTGTATACTGTAAAGACCTTCTTATGAGTTAATGTTGGCCAGCGATTTGTCCGTAATTTGTTGGATATAAACTGCCAAAATCTTGAACCTTTGAGGTATTTAATTGATATGAAAATCCTCTTCTCAATGATTCGCTCAAAAACACAACCTTCTTATAAGGATGGAATCCAAGAAAATCAATATATTCATTGTACTCGTAAATGCTACCTTTAGCCTGAAGAACATTATCATTGTGGAGTCCCACTTAAATTTCTCTTGCACTACATCTTCACCATTGTCGTTTTCAGCACGACGTCAACGATAATAGAAATCTTGTAAGGGTCCATCAGATTTTGGATATGCCAAAATAGTCCCAAGGTTGGTTCCGTGTAGGCCGGAGCATGGTCGAGCCAGGCCAAGCCGAAGAAAAGCCCGGTTTTTTTTGGGCTGAAAATGGCTGCCTAAGCCCGGTCCAATAATCCTACTACACAACAATGTCCAGGCCCATGCACAGTAGCCAACAGGCTGGCCTAGGCGGGTCAAAATCAGGCCAGTTTTGGGCTTTTTCGGACCGGATTTTTTATGCTAAGGTCTAGTTCGGTGCATCAAGACCCACACCATGTGGCCACACGAAGCTAGCATGACTCATCCTAATCATCGAGTGTGCACAATATACCCCGTTCTCAGATTTTCCAAGATAAAGTCCCCTAAATATGTCCATTTTAATATCGACTGGCGGTTTAATTATTGGATACTTGTTTGAAAAAGATATTCTACAAAATATCAAACCGTTGAAAACATTAATAAAGCATATAAATGAAAATATTTCGGCTAAcagaaaatcaaaacaaaaaccaaaattAAGATGATTTGGAGAGATTAGATACCTCGCAACAAAATCTGCTTCGCACTGCACATAAAGTTCTCCCCGCCAATATGCGGCATAGCGCTTCTGGTCCATAAAGGACCTCTCCTCCCAATGCCCTGTCTTTGATGAGAAAACACGTAAGGATCCATGGTGATAGTGGCCATTTTGGATTCCTCAATTGCAGGGTCTAACTCATCGCCATGACGATAAAGAAAGTCTCCAGGCTTATTCTTCTTAATAattctttggatcatcaacaccTCCTAGTATGGCGATACAGTAGGATCAAACACCTCCTAGTGTGGCGATACACCTCCTAGTCGGCACAATGACTGATGCCGGCTTGAAGGACTTAGATGTTGGCACCGTGGTGGAGGCCGACGCAGGGCGAACATCGTCAACGCAGGTGTAGATGCCACAATGGCTGAGGGTGTCGCTG
The nucleotide sequence above comes from Phragmites australis chromosome 4, lpPhrAust1.1, whole genome shotgun sequence. Encoded proteins:
- the LOC133915739 gene encoding uncharacterized protein LOC133915739; protein product: MITRSKLVEQLRDYQIRSQHKRDIIGAISWGLLCCFLIISSYMTLYFRHFWLSAVIISLGILLPAGLYVLRQRKLAKKRERRLLLPLSM